The Enterococcus rotai genome includes a window with the following:
- a CDS encoding helix-turn-helix domain-containing protein — MIPVKENNSFISKKETIKLDLLNNLLERGAMTLDELTTFYTISKRTAKNLLVELLEEIHAIDSSLDISLNGNTIKFGDNFNSETYLNVYKTMQLNYYENSISFQLFTLLLKSKSISIYDLSEKLMVSHSYLYKLIKDLSDQLKLHHLNVHIDVQAYKVSFFGDEIEIRCIAYYFFSLIFNTLDSKFKPSVTHSSNVFVNNKFTETTNHLITIVESIFMSRKQQLYLLPELGKEEVAFVNLIKQVCPRYALASLDNNDSSAMLLWLTYIAPDIITNDEKKMIGNSLWKSQSEIVPFFKIFIHAVEEEFSCSEEEMFLLMWEYYARFIVYKFFKCWKYKNIIEIKRTKNRYIDRIESITKIYLKDVISPLAIQQYADELSELTYSYLNLLIPVKIHIDLFEYSSVKVFIENILGRSYRTDILVFTDNPDDADLIITNVIPIKKRNVDLFFFSDISSKVNWEELGKAIQGQILKLNWAI; from the coding sequence ATGATTCCAGTAAAAGAAAATAACAGCTTTATTTCTAAAAAAGAGACAATTAAATTAGATTTATTAAATAACTTACTAGAAAGAGGGGCTATGACTTTAGATGAGCTGACTACTTTTTATACGATTTCTAAGCGAACAGCAAAGAATTTACTGGTAGAATTGCTTGAAGAAATACATGCTATAGATAGTTCGTTGGATATTTCTCTTAATGGAAATACAATTAAATTTGGAGATAACTTTAATTCTGAAACTTACTTAAATGTTTATAAAACCATGCAGCTCAATTATTATGAGAATTCAATTTCATTTCAATTATTCACATTATTATTAAAATCTAAATCAATCTCCATCTATGATCTATCTGAAAAGCTTATGGTTAGTCACTCCTATCTTTACAAATTAATAAAAGATCTTTCTGATCAATTAAAACTTCATCATCTCAATGTACATATAGATGTTCAAGCTTACAAAGTCTCTTTTTTCGGTGATGAAATAGAGATTCGATGTATCGCCTATTATTTTTTTTCTTTAATTTTTAATACACTTGATTCAAAATTTAAACCAAGTGTGACACATTCATCAAACGTTTTTGTTAATAATAAATTTACCGAAACAACAAATCATCTTATTACTATAGTAGAAAGTATTTTCATGTCGAGAAAGCAACAATTATATCTTTTACCTGAGCTTGGTAAAGAAGAAGTTGCCTTTGTAAACCTCATTAAACAAGTCTGTCCAAGATATGCATTAGCTTCTTTAGACAATAATGATTCCTCTGCTATGTTATTATGGCTGACGTATATCGCACCAGACATTATTACAAACGATGAAAAAAAAATGATTGGTAACTCTTTGTGGAAAAGCCAGTCGGAAATAGTTCCTTTTTTTAAAATATTCATTCACGCAGTCGAAGAAGAGTTTAGTTGCTCAGAAGAGGAAATGTTTTTATTAATGTGGGAGTATTACGCACGATTTATTGTCTATAAATTTTTCAAATGTTGGAAATACAAAAATATTATTGAAATAAAAAGAACTAAAAATAGATACATTGATCGTATTGAGTCAATCACAAAGATATATTTAAAGGATGTTATCTCACCTTTAGCTATTCAACAATATGCAGATGAACTTTCCGAGTTAACATACTCTTACTTGAATTTGCTCATTCCTGTTAAAATCCATATTGATTTATTTGAGTATTCTAGCGTAAAAGTATTTATCGAAAATATTTTGGGCCGAAGTTATCGTACAGATATTCTTGTATTTACAGATAATCCTGATGACGCTGATTTAATCATTACGAACGTTATTCCAATAAAAAAAAGGAATGTTGATTTATTTTTCTTCAGCGATATTAGCTCCAAAGTAAACTGGGAAGAGCTTGGAAAAGCAATTCAAGGTCAAATACTAAAACTTAACTGGGCAATTTAG
- the pgmB gene encoding beta-phosphoglucomutase, which translates to MFKGVLFDLDGVLTDTAEYHYQAWQRLGKEIGITIDRAFNEELKGVSREDSLKLLLAHGGRTNAFDSEQFAELAQRKNEYYVEMIQQVGPKDVYPGILDLLKHLKKEEIKISLASASKNGPFLLEKMALMSYFDGIADPAEVAKGKPDPEIFQLAAEKVGLTAAECIGIEDAKAGIQAILASGALPIGVGRPADLGTDIVLVASTKELTIELLTSVWQTANKG; encoded by the coding sequence ATGTTTAAAGGGGTACTATTTGATCTAGATGGTGTTTTAACCGATACAGCCGAATACCATTACCAAGCATGGCAACGTTTAGGGAAAGAAATTGGGATCACGATCGATCGAGCATTCAATGAAGAATTGAAAGGTGTCAGTCGTGAAGATTCGCTGAAGTTGCTTTTAGCTCATGGCGGACGGACAAATGCGTTTGATTCAGAGCAATTTGCTGAATTAGCGCAGCGGAAAAATGAGTATTACGTTGAGATGATCCAACAAGTCGGTCCAAAAGACGTTTATCCAGGGATTTTAGACTTGTTAAAACACTTAAAAAAAGAAGAAATCAAAATCTCGTTAGCTTCTGCAAGTAAAAACGGACCATTCTTATTAGAAAAGATGGCATTGATGTCTTATTTTGATGGGATTGCAGATCCAGCAGAAGTAGCGAAAGGCAAACCAGATCCAGAGATCTTTCAATTGGCAGCGGAAAAAGTTGGTTTAACAGCCGCTGAGTGTATTGGGATCGAAGACGCTAAAGCGGGGATTCAAGCGATCCTAGCAAGTGGTGCCTTGCCAATCGGTGTTGGGCGTCCAGCAGATCTGGGAACAGATATTGTATTGGTTGCCTCTACAAAAGAATTGACGATCGAGCTTTTGACTTCTGTATGGCAAACAGCAAATAAAGGTTGA
- a CDS encoding PTS transporter subunit IIBC: MKKLLSFEFWQKFGKALMVVIAVMPAAGLMISIGKTIPLINPDWAALATTGGVIENIGWAVIGNLHILFALAIGGSWAKERAGGAFAAGLSFILINRITGSIFGVTSAMLADDKAFTHTLFGTKIMVKGFFTSVLEAPALNMGVFVGIIAGFVGAMAFNKYYNYRKLPDALSFFNGKRFVPFVVILWSTIVAILLAIIWPYIQAGINNFGLWIAQSQDTAPVLAPFLYGTLERLLLPFGLHHMLTIPINYTQLGGTYEILSGAQAGTQVFGQDPLWLAWATDLVNLKGAGDTSQYNFVLANWTPARFKVGQMIGASGILMGMTLAMYRNVDADKRASYKSMYLSAALAVFLTGVTEPLEFMFMFAAVPLYVVYAIIQGAAFAMADIVALRVHSFGNIELLTRTPLAIKAGLGGDLLNFVLCTIAFGVLTYFIANFMIKKFNFATPGRNGNYDNNETQTPSETSNTQSINGIDPQIIDIVHLLGGKENIVDVDACMTRLRVSVTDKNKVGTEEAWKKAGAMGLIVKDNGVQAVYGPKADVLKSDIQDLLDSGVEIPVSQQTETMNTPTSTTDYLGITKTIVPVANGEVIAIEQVDDPVFSQKMMGDGFAVIPEDSTIYAPIDGVISSIFPSKHALGIQTDEGIEVLIHMGLDTIEMKESAFTIHVTEGQKVTAGDTIATADLDKIKADGKQTTMIVVFTNGEKINAFHLDAVGKQDPGTVIGRLDI, encoded by the coding sequence ATGAAAAAATTATTGAGTTTTGAATTTTGGCAAAAGTTTGGTAAAGCACTGATGGTCGTCATTGCCGTTATGCCTGCCGCAGGGTTAATGATCAGTATCGGCAAAACCATTCCGTTGATTAATCCTGATTGGGCAGCCCTAGCAACAACTGGGGGAGTTATTGAAAATATCGGTTGGGCCGTTATTGGCAACTTGCATATCTTGTTTGCACTTGCAATTGGAGGAAGTTGGGCAAAAGAGCGCGCAGGAGGCGCCTTCGCTGCTGGACTTTCATTTATTTTGATCAACCGCATCACAGGATCGATTTTTGGCGTTACGAGTGCCATGTTGGCAGATGACAAAGCTTTTACGCATACCTTATTCGGCACTAAAATCATGGTCAAAGGCTTTTTCACAAGTGTTTTGGAAGCACCCGCATTAAATATGGGGGTTTTCGTTGGAATCATCGCTGGTTTCGTTGGCGCGATGGCCTTTAATAAGTATTATAATTACCGTAAATTACCTGACGCACTTTCATTTTTCAACGGCAAACGGTTTGTGCCATTTGTTGTGATTCTTTGGTCAACAATCGTCGCAATCCTTTTAGCCATTATTTGGCCTTATATTCAAGCAGGTATCAATAATTTTGGACTTTGGATCGCTCAGTCTCAAGATACGGCCCCAGTTTTAGCACCATTTTTATACGGAACTTTAGAACGTTTGCTATTACCGTTTGGTTTACATCATATGTTGACGATTCCGATCAACTATACACAGCTAGGCGGAACTTACGAAATTTTATCTGGTGCACAAGCAGGAACGCAAGTTTTTGGACAAGATCCTTTATGGTTAGCTTGGGCAACTGACTTAGTCAATCTAAAAGGGGCTGGCGACACATCACAATATAATTTTGTTTTAGCCAACTGGACACCTGCTCGCTTCAAAGTAGGCCAAATGATCGGCGCTTCTGGTATTTTGATGGGTATGACCCTTGCCATGTACCGAAATGTTGATGCAGATAAACGTGCCAGTTATAAATCAATGTATCTTTCAGCGGCTCTAGCTGTATTTTTAACCGGTGTTACTGAACCTTTAGAATTCATGTTTATGTTTGCGGCGGTTCCATTATATGTCGTTTACGCCATTATTCAAGGAGCAGCGTTTGCTATGGCAGATATCGTTGCACTACGTGTTCACTCTTTCGGAAATATCGAATTATTGACTCGAACACCCCTTGCAATCAAAGCCGGATTAGGTGGGGATTTATTAAATTTCGTCCTTTGCACGATTGCATTTGGCGTCCTAACTTATTTTATCGCCAATTTCATGATCAAAAAATTCAACTTTGCAACACCAGGCCGCAACGGCAACTATGATAACAACGAAACCCAAACACCTTCTGAAACAAGCAACACTCAAAGCATTAACGGAATCGATCCTCAAATTATCGATATTGTTCATCTATTAGGCGGAAAAGAAAATATCGTAGACGTTGATGCTTGTATGACTCGTTTACGCGTCAGTGTTACAGATAAAAATAAAGTTGGAACCGAAGAAGCTTGGAAAAAAGCAGGCGCTATGGGGCTGATCGTAAAAGATAACGGCGTTCAAGCAGTTTACGGACCGAAAGCCGACGTGTTAAAATCAGATATTCAAGACTTACTAGATTCCGGCGTCGAAATACCTGTATCGCAACAAACAGAAACAATGAATACACCAACAAGTACAACGGATTATCTAGGTATCACCAAAACAATTGTACCTGTCGCAAATGGTGAGGTGATCGCTATCGAGCAAGTCGATGATCCTGTCTTTTCACAAAAAATGATGGGCGATGGTTTCGCCGTTATCCCAGAAGACTCAACGATTTACGCACCAATCGATGGCGTGATCAGCAGTATCTTCCCATCAAAACACGCATTAGGGATTCAGACAGACGAAGGCATTGAAGTCTTGATCCATATGGGACTTGATACGATCGAAATGAAAGAGTCAGCCTTTACGATCCATGTTACCGAAGGCCAAAAGGTCACAGCAGGCGATACGATTGCCACTGCTGATTTGGATAAAATCAAAGCCGATGGTAAACAAACAACGATGATCGTGGTCTTTACAAATGGCGAAAAGATCAATGCTTTCCATTTAGATGCAGTTGGTAAACAAGATCCTGGAACTGTTATCGGACGATTAGATATTTAA
- a CDS encoding glycoside hydrolase family 65 protein — protein sequence MQSVAFIMMLRSEPFTGGDKMNHLFEIDPWKIATHQLARDERRLQESLTSIGNGYMGMRGNFEEQYTGDHHQGTYLAGVWYPDKTRVGWWKNGYPDYFGKVINAVNFIAMDIFVNGEAVDLGIQAAKDFYLELDMHNGLLTRTFVIEVGETSVKFRFERFLSIVQQELAAIRVTAEVLAGTADIQIISKIDGDVRNEDSNYDEMFWEAQQSGFEETIGFLTTKTIPNSFGIEQFSVTAAMKHVTEAEVGIVETEPLKVQQAFQTTLQANETITLEKQVIVLTSRDLPEAEQQGKAVQLLQENTKTFAELLDEQNAAWAKRWALADVVIEGDDAAQQGIRFNLFQLFTTYYGEDERLNIGPKGFTGEKYGGATYWDTEAYAVPLYLAIAKPEVTKNLLKYRYNQLEQAKHNARQQGLAGALYPMVTFTGIECHNEWEITFEEIHRNGAIAYAIYNYVNYTGDKEYLKNEGLQVLTEIARFWADRVHFSKRTGKYMIHGVTGPNEYENNINNNWYTNTIATWVLQYTLENYAQYKAETPVEITEAEQAHWQAIIENMYYPFDEELGVFVQHDTFLDKDLMPRTALTSADLPLNQHWSWDRILRSCFIKQADVLQGIYFFGERFSRAEKERNFLFYEPMTVHESSLSPSVHAILAAELGMEEKAVEMYQRTARLDLDNYNNDTEDGLHITSMTGSWLAIVQGFAQMKTAGETLSFAPFLPSTWSSYAFHVNYRERLLYVTVDKENVRLQLVTGAELPITLYGNKFVLADELVIEMEKVNEDV from the coding sequence ATGCAATCGGTTGCGTTTATTATGATGTTAAGAAGCGAACCATTTACAGGAGGAGATAAAATGAATCACTTATTTGAAATAGACCCATGGAAAATCGCAACACATCAATTAGCACGAGACGAACGCCGTTTGCAAGAATCGTTAACTTCAATAGGAAACGGTTATATGGGGATGAGAGGGAATTTTGAAGAACAGTATACAGGAGATCATCATCAAGGGACTTATTTAGCAGGCGTTTGGTATCCTGACAAAACAAGAGTCGGCTGGTGGAAAAATGGTTATCCAGACTATTTTGGTAAAGTGATCAATGCAGTGAATTTTATAGCCATGGATATTTTTGTGAATGGTGAAGCGGTTGATTTAGGGATTCAAGCAGCAAAGGATTTCTATTTAGAATTGGATATGCATAACGGGTTGTTGACTCGGACCTTTGTTATTGAAGTTGGCGAGACAAGTGTTAAATTCCGTTTTGAACGTTTTTTAAGTATTGTTCAACAAGAGCTAGCGGCGATTCGAGTAACGGCGGAAGTGCTTGCAGGGACGGCGGATATTCAGATCATCTCAAAAATTGACGGTGATGTTCGAAATGAAGACAGCAATTATGATGAGATGTTTTGGGAAGCACAACAGTCAGGTTTTGAAGAGACAATTGGCTTTTTAACGACTAAAACGATTCCCAATTCATTTGGTATCGAGCAATTTAGCGTGACTGCTGCAATGAAACATGTAACAGAAGCTGAAGTGGGAATTGTGGAAACAGAACCATTGAAAGTACAACAGGCATTTCAAACAACGCTACAAGCAAATGAAACGATCACGTTAGAAAAGCAAGTAATCGTTTTAACTAGTCGTGATCTTCCAGAAGCGGAACAACAAGGAAAAGCCGTTCAACTGTTGCAAGAAAATACGAAGACGTTTGCTGAATTATTAGACGAGCAAAACGCAGCTTGGGCAAAACGTTGGGCGCTGGCTGATGTTGTGATCGAAGGTGATGATGCCGCACAACAAGGGATTCGTTTTAATTTATTCCAATTATTTACAACGTACTACGGTGAAGATGAACGCTTGAATATTGGACCAAAAGGCTTTACTGGTGAAAAATATGGCGGTGCCACTTATTGGGATACTGAAGCATATGCTGTTCCATTGTATTTAGCCATAGCTAAACCAGAAGTAACTAAGAACCTCTTGAAATACCGCTACAACCAATTAGAGCAAGCAAAACACAATGCTCGTCAACAAGGGTTAGCTGGTGCTTTATATCCGATGGTGACCTTTACTGGTATTGAATGCCATAATGAATGGGAAATCACGTTTGAAGAAATCCATCGAAACGGAGCAATTGCCTATGCAATCTATAATTACGTCAACTATACAGGCGACAAAGAGTATTTAAAGAACGAAGGACTGCAAGTTTTAACGGAAATCGCGCGCTTCTGGGCAGATCGGGTTCATTTTTCTAAACGTACTGGAAAATACATGATCCATGGCGTGACTGGACCAAATGAATATGAGAACAATATCAATAATAACTGGTACACAAATACGATTGCAACATGGGTGCTGCAATATACGTTAGAGAATTACGCTCAATACAAAGCAGAAACACCAGTCGAAATTACTGAAGCAGAGCAAGCTCATTGGCAAGCAATTATCGAAAATATGTACTATCCTTTTGATGAAGAATTAGGTGTTTTTGTCCAACATGATACCTTCTTAGATAAAGACTTAATGCCTAGAACGGCATTAACATCAGCGGATCTTCCGTTAAATCAGCATTGGTCTTGGGATCGGATTTTACGTTCTTGTTTTATTAAGCAAGCAGATGTGCTACAAGGGATTTACTTCTTTGGTGAACGCTTTTCTCGAGCTGAAAAAGAACGGAACTTTTTATTTTATGAACCAATGACGGTCCACGAATCTTCTCTATCACCAAGTGTTCATGCGATTTTAGCAGCAGAACTTGGAATGGAAGAAAAGGCAGTGGAAATGTATCAACGTACGGCTCGCTTAGACTTGGATAATTATAACAATGATACAGAAGATGGCTTACACATTACCTCGATGACGGGTAGCTGGCTTGCAATCGTGCAAGGATTTGCTCAAATGAAAACAGCTGGTGAAACCTTGAGTTTTGCGCCATTTTTACCAAGTACTTGGTCAAGTTACGCCTTTCATGTGAACTATCGTGAGCGCTTATTATATGTGACGGTAGATAAAGAAAATGTCCGCTTGCAACTAGTAACGGGCGCAGAGCTGCCAATTACGTTATATGGCAACAAATTCGTTTTAGCAGACGAATTAGTGATTGAAATGGAAAAGGTGAATGAAGATGTTTAA
- a CDS encoding MucBP domain-containing protein, which translates to MKKKMFFLAMTIIMSGHSFPVSGQAISDEELQGSQDYIENKELTEHSLENGVELIEQSSERSVQKSVSNQENKEELETISPIYRVHNQAYGSFEESLFPYNSPIVLNIPIYDYSEQAQYLPTLYIVIPKEIKLFGGLSSLQAELDRYLMINGNIKGGQLIASKLNDTPNGREAYQITPTEGTYIDGILQDRNLHLVLEAPDKKSNVEKIILNANKISEIADYNILFFGYDKKNLTNVNGKNPVIDASACGIEGSDMTVATSVSSQHRQEVYFYIQKIKDSYKLINYYTGELIEEKSIVGDFGDVYSRIGLVNSLESWGLPNKDYSEDSLFLESGDINGAEILTTEARNPEGIVEGKNYSVFVKKYAGDIEIRFIDVNGENIISKEILSGFVGQEYTTQAKELQGWLVETEFPENQNGVFTEEPQEITYRYDRKDGEPVVVKYVDENGNKLAVEEILYGKVGLEYKSQVKQIEGWEIKEDPINAEGKFMEVSQEVIYVYSVKAVLPKEDSKLNKEKPAGKLLGTLNEEKPMLPRTGGKYSSFISFTQLGLIFILTSIIIFYKRKKAKNT; encoded by the coding sequence ATGAAGAAAAAAATGTTTTTTTTAGCTATGACAATAATAATGTCGGGCCATTCTTTTCCAGTTAGTGGACAAGCAATTTCTGATGAAGAGCTTCAAGGGAGTCAAGATTATATTGAAAATAAAGAACTCACAGAGCACTCATTGGAAAATGGTGTAGAGTTGATTGAACAATCAAGTGAACGATCGGTACAAAAAAGTGTTAGTAACCAAGAAAACAAAGAGGAACTAGAAACAATTTCTCCCATTTATAGAGTACATAATCAAGCCTATGGTAGTTTTGAAGAAAGTCTTTTTCCTTATAACAGCCCCATAGTATTAAATATACCCATTTATGATTATAGTGAGCAAGCCCAGTATTTGCCTACATTATATATTGTTATCCCGAAAGAAATTAAACTATTCGGTGGATTAAGTAGCTTACAAGCAGAGCTAGATCGATATTTGATGATAAATGGTAACATCAAAGGTGGCCAATTGATTGCTTCAAAATTGAATGACACTCCAAATGGTAGAGAAGCTTACCAAATTACGCCAACAGAAGGTACTTATATAGATGGTATATTGCAGGATAGAAATTTACATTTAGTATTAGAAGCACCAGATAAAAAATCGAATGTTGAGAAAATTATTTTAAATGCAAATAAAATTAGTGAGATAGCAGATTATAATATTTTATTTTTTGGATATGACAAAAAAAATCTCACTAATGTTAATGGTAAAAATCCAGTCATAGACGCTAGCGCTTGTGGAATTGAGGGAAGTGATATGACAGTTGCGACAAGTGTATCTAGCCAGCATCGGCAGGAAGTATACTTCTATATTCAAAAAATCAAAGACAGCTACAAACTGATTAATTACTATACGGGGGAGTTGATTGAAGAAAAATCAATTGTTGGTGATTTTGGAGATGTTTACAGTAGAATTGGATTAGTAAACAGCCTAGAGTCATGGGGGCTCCCAAATAAAGACTATTCAGAAGATTCTTTATTTTTAGAATCAGGAGATATCAACGGCGCTGAAATATTAACAACTGAAGCTAGAAATCCAGAAGGTATAGTTGAAGGGAAGAACTATTCTGTATTTGTAAAAAAATATGCTGGGGATATTGAGATACGGTTTATTGATGTTAATGGTGAAAATATTATATCAAAAGAAATTTTAAGTGGCTTTGTTGGTCAAGAATATACAACACAAGCAAAGGAACTACAAGGGTGGTTAGTGGAAACGGAATTTCCTGAAAATCAGAATGGAGTGTTTACTGAAGAACCTCAAGAGATTACTTACAGGTATGATCGTAAAGATGGAGAACCTGTAGTTGTTAAATATGTTGATGAGAATGGAAACAAATTAGCTGTAGAAGAAATATTATATGGAAAAGTTGGATTGGAATATAAGTCACAAGTTAAACAGATAGAAGGTTGGGAAATAAAAGAAGATCCAATAAATGCTGAAGGAAAATTTATGGAAGTCTCCCAAGAAGTTATTTATGTATATTCTGTCAAAGCTGTTTTGCCGAAAGAAGACTCAAAATTGAATAAAGAAAAGCCAGCAGGAAAACTGTTAGGAACACTAAATGAAGAAAAGCCTATGCTTCCACGTACTGGTGGAAAATACAGCAGTTTCATTAGTTTTACGCAACTAGGATTAATTTTTATTTTAACATCAATAATTATTTTTTATAAAAGAAAAAAAGCTAAAAACACATGA
- a CDS encoding LacI family DNA-binding transcriptional regulator, with protein sequence MTITVKDVAKKAGVATSTVSRVINDHPSISDATKKKVYKVMEEMGYVPNIAARNLGKRSSGAVGVILPPLDSRERMGNPFYLEIIESINDEARKHSMTTAIATAQSFDTLLENVQLMHRQKQVDGFILLYSDKDDPVIDYLFENQVPFSLIGQPYTNEDQVIYVDNDNQLLGKHATDYLIENGHKNILFITNTTHENVYYERYFGYQKAMMLANLTVLPSVDMEQPEDYVAFEQLLKETKATAAVVIDDIFAMRMIQLAQMYGYRVPDDFSVISFNNSIYATLVHPYLTSIDIDIAELGKMGMQKLIESLQEKEATGVRMVIPHKLIKRETVLSLK encoded by the coding sequence ATGACGATTACAGTTAAAGATGTTGCCAAAAAGGCTGGAGTAGCCACATCTACGGTTTCCAGAGTAATCAATGATCATCCCAGCATTTCAGATGCTACAAAGAAAAAAGTCTATAAAGTAATGGAAGAAATGGGGTATGTGCCTAATATTGCTGCTCGTAATCTTGGTAAACGTTCTTCGGGAGCTGTGGGCGTGATTTTGCCACCGTTGGATTCTCGCGAGCGGATGGGGAATCCATTTTACTTAGAAATTATTGAGTCGATCAATGATGAAGCCCGTAAGCATAGCATGACGACAGCGATTGCCACGGCCCAATCCTTTGATACCTTATTGGAAAATGTCCAGCTAATGCATCGACAAAAACAAGTTGACGGCTTTATCCTGCTCTATTCAGATAAAGATGATCCCGTCATTGACTACTTATTCGAAAATCAAGTACCATTCTCATTGATCGGTCAACCTTATACGAACGAAGATCAAGTGATCTATGTAGATAATGATAATCAATTATTGGGAAAACATGCTACGGACTATCTAATTGAAAATGGTCATAAAAATATCTTGTTTATTACTAATACAACGCATGAAAATGTCTATTATGAACGCTATTTCGGCTATCAAAAAGCGATGATGTTGGCTAATTTAACGGTGTTGCCTTCTGTCGATATGGAGCAACCTGAGGATTATGTAGCGTTTGAACAACTATTAAAAGAAACTAAAGCCACGGCGGCTGTTGTAATCGATGATATCTTTGCAATGAGAATGATTCAATTAGCGCAAATGTATGGTTATCGCGTGCCAGACGATTTTTCGGTGATCAGTTTCAATAACTCGATTTATGCTACCTTAGTTCACCCTTATTTGACGAGTATTGATATCGACATTGCAGAACTTGGAAAAATGGGCATGCAGAAGCTGATCGAATCATTGCAGGAAAAAGAAGCGACAGGCGTCCGAATGGTGATTCCCCATAAGTTAATTAAGCGGGAGACAGTTCTTTCGTTAAAATGA
- a CDS encoding winged helix-turn-helix domain-containing protein — protein MSDRLGIIEINSAEDQESIFNGINNGINENYKYEFINIENEEQLEEIAGLMIFANKIVDYIEVCQWLLSLRNRKPLFVWIVCKDYDDNMKELYCKLATNAMIEVIQYDKNNQHLMSKVKQAIDFQNSLLSYKEQKERKATFYLDSQSLKIVVEDKDIYLTRSEFKLFTILYDNLDNPVSYEKIIEIIWPTIDSESYKYRLANLVFHLRKKLGRQPNIDIQIIRTKGYLLKIK, from the coding sequence ATGAGTGACAGACTAGGAATAATTGAAATTAATAGTGCTGAAGATCAGGAATCAATCTTTAATGGCATTAATAATGGCATTAATGAAAATTATAAATATGAGTTCATAAACATTGAAAATGAAGAACAATTAGAAGAAATAGCTGGATTAATGATTTTCGCAAATAAGATAGTTGATTATATCGAAGTTTGTCAATGGCTATTGTCACTGCGCAATAGAAAGCCGCTATTTGTTTGGATCGTTTGTAAAGATTATGACGATAATATGAAGGAGTTATATTGTAAATTAGCAACGAATGCAATGATTGAGGTTATCCAATATGATAAAAACAATCAACATTTGATGAGCAAAGTAAAACAAGCGATTGATTTTCAAAATAGCTTGCTCTCGTATAAAGAGCAAAAGGAACGGAAAGCCACTTTTTACTTGGATAGTCAAAGTTTGAAAATTGTCGTTGAGGATAAAGATATATATCTGACAAGGTCAGAGTTTAAATTATTTACTATCTTATATGACAATTTAGATAATCCTGTTAGCTATGAAAAAATAATAGAAATAATCTGGCCGACGATTGATAGTGAAAGTTATAAATACAGATTAGCAAATTTAGTATTTCATCTGAGAAAAAAGTTAGGAAGACAACCGAATATAGATATTCAAATAATTCGAACGAAGGGTTATCTATTAAAAATAAAATAG